The Schistocerca nitens isolate TAMUIC-IGC-003100 chromosome 7, iqSchNite1.1, whole genome shotgun sequence genome contains a region encoding:
- the LOC126195051 gene encoding cytidine deaminase-like has translation MSTRNQEIVKFSDLDSDIQELIRTAVAYRQKAHCPYSNFQVGAALKCDDDSVFGGCNVENIAYGCTICAERTAIVKAVSEGKKVFKHFAITGDVTDGFISPCGSCRQVIVEFGTDVKVYLAKPDFSDVLVTDMDTILPLPFVPTSIPE, from the exons ATGTCTACCAGAAACCAGGAAATAGTAAAATTTTCTGACCTTG ACTCAGATATTCAAGAGCTCATCAGAACAGCTGTTGCTTATCGGCAGAAAGCGCACTGCCCATACAGTAATTTCCAAGTAGGAGCAGCGTTGAAGTGCGATGACGACTCTGTGTTCGGTGGTTGTAACGTTGAAAACATAGCTTATGGGTGCACGATATGTGCTGAACGCACTGCAATTGTGAAAGCCGTAAGTGAGGGTAAAAAGGTGTTCAAGCATTTTGCAATAACAGGAGACGTAACCGATGGATTTATATCACCTTGTGGCTCATGTCGTCAAGTGATTGTTGAATTTGGAACAGATGTGAAGGTCTATCTGGCAAAGCCCGATTTTTCAGATGTTCTAGTGACGGACATGGACACTATATTGCCTCTACCGTTCGTTCCAACGTCAATTCCCGAGTGA